The DNA sequence taaaaattaacTGCTTCGGAGAACCAATTACATAGTTGTATTGTTGTtggtttatgtaaatatatgtatgttttaaaattacctaaaatacattttattgggTTTTTACGGTGTTATAATCATAAACCATAAGTTTACCCAAATCCATTTTTttccataataaatttaattagttaTCATACTCAACCATAATATTCATTCCTACAAATAACATGAGCCACTTCATTCAGCACCTGTCTGGGATGCGCTTTGTGGTTGagcccaatttttttttaatttatggaACATATTTATCAACAGTAAAGATGTCCTTCTGTTCTGCAGGGAAACAATATTCGAGGAGAATGGTATGGGAATGCCGCCGGGACTGTAACCTGCAGCTCCGACTCCAGGGAACTgggctgaatgaacgcgacacgTGATCGACAGCCCGCCTGTTTCCGGCCAggcgtccctacactacatctacatctatTTATCAACAGTTCAGCTACTGATTGAATTAAAAATACCGCAATTTTACTACGATATAAACTATATTAATTCTATTTTCCTTAGATAGCTAATTTAGCACatgaattaaaattattatagaatgatggtaatgtacatctATTTACTGTGGTTTAGATAAATTATCCACCCTGTGGCTCAACTAGAACGTACCTTTGAAAAGTTATTAttgatggtaataaaaaataacagaatTTAATTGTGACTAACTTTGTAGTTTTAATACAActtgaatattatattatatgcaaTTTGAAAGATAACCGAGGAGTCCTTTGTATTCTTTTTATAATACTTAAAGATAAGAATAGCCATAAAATTAAGGATTACGATTATTACATACCTGTTAACTCCTAAAATCGATGTGTGTGGTGCTTTTCCTGATGTAAAGCCAGTAAAATTGGAAAAATCACAATAGTAACTTACGAAACAAAAGTAATCgctaaattattataatgtttcaTCACGTATACGTCCAATTTAATACAAAAACACggaaaaacttaaaaattgaAGATAAAATCAAGCCGTAACTACCAGACGCATCGAACCAACGCTTGCACAGATAAGGCATACGTTTGACGTCAGCAAGGACACTCATTTCCAACCAACTTCCAACTTTCGATCATTTTGTCCGACTTGCATGTGTACCAACATAGCAAACACATttaatttatagttggtcaaaccaatttgttagtaactaggaacaaaaaaactatacttatccttttcttttgggttctagtactagtgaaaacaaagatagtatgattctctctgtctatgtttgacagtcctttgacaaactatacttgtaaaatatattcttttcaatgacgtataaaagagtggactcggcatattgttctatacatgcaatcagttatacaaataccaagcatttcgatgcagaataagtaaacattatgttgtcactttctaaccaatatattttctcttatgtggaaaaggataacaatacttcagtgcgttctgctatggcaacatttttcatttgatgGTCACGTGACATGCCTACTGTGGCCGGTCCGCCATATTCAGTTCACGTTTTCCATGGTACATGAAGCGTCAAAGTgttctgttattaaaataaaatattggatatttggaaattttgcgaatatttctgtttaataatgtggtgtagtggttaaggacaagaaaggacataatgcctaagtgcagttttgttggatgtggctcaagaaaaaaggaaaaccggaaaagtttgtcgttgcaccggtatgtttacattttaactaaaatatttgttatttcataGATGACTGCCTTCTTATGGTGTGTATTTAGTTAATAACTAGCCAATAAATACTATTTGCGATATACTGGAATAAATTAAGGAtttattttcgatattttcgtactatagaaattagtacatttgacagctagtgatgtgcttttatatcgaatttaagaaaagtttggggaagaatcttaacatgtatttgaaagattttgtatgtacatttatattttcaattaattagcaaaaattggaccaatctcattttacgacggacgatatcccttcgcgcctacatttttcaaatttgccgcctttttctactgaaaagatctggttgaccaagtatatatgtatgtatatacttaaaacctgtatcctgaaagcggttgtactgagggaaagtaagtaatcatatattatataatatttttgttttttcaggttaccgaaatctgaactgaatgtacgagaaaaaaatggtTAGAAACCATTGGAACAGAAAATATAAGGCAAAACACAAACTCTTGCTGATGAAAAGTGTAAGTAATCCAAACTTACCTTGATGTACGTTTccaatattatagaaaaaacaaacggaaaaagaatctttctggaactacctgaacaaagttgtattattcccaatcagaaatgaataaagaatatttttgtgtatgaatgttgttttattctacataggaagaataatcttcttatgttatatttaactaataacggtaccctagttcacaataccgctaattataaatggtcaagcagatcttgtcagtaaaaaaagacggcaaatttcaaaaatgtaggcgcgaagggatatcgtcccatagaaaatttgaattttgcgcgtTTTTCTACCGACAAGACTTGCCTGACCATCTATGCATTTatattaaagtccgtcaaccaaatcttgtcagtagtaaaaggcggcaaatttgaaaaatcgcgggttagcaacactgtgttcgaataattccaaaatgcgtgtcatctgtgttttatctgtggaatgtggatcgtgaacgacagcggtcaccttatttgttttcatttggttttcattctgaatcgtttctgtttcaagagatatttctgctgtcaccattaaataccaatacattaaataagaataagcaaagctaaggggcctacaatgtacaatcatgctcgttgatggtaaacattactaaaaattgaggttatgacaagtacatactggaagaactctttcgaacttttaagattatgttcagtttttttgttttagggttaaaaggcataaataaaattaaaacgtttgcctaaatctatccaacaagaccataaattgtgtcctggaaaccgtccataggcccacatgtctaatattttcagcaatcagttgtgactatttacaaagatgcaataatactacagagtattatgcttggttgaagtgacccggtaacattggtaacttcattatattttttcaattaatgacctgaattatagtgtaagctaaagtgacccttatcttatttacctttaaattaaataaacacccaaatatcagttgttttatttttaatatgtaatcctattgtacaatatataccaatcaaaaaaattacacaggtatgtcatattcatccagaagagtacactaatttacattaacaagtggcatattatattgtaaataacaaatatatgcactatctaattatctgcattttgatatgattttattttagtaaacatagaagacatagatagggaacaaagagaatataagcactacgataggcagttgtttttgatatcttcaaatttgttcatcattttgattaacattgttttaacatcgcttttaaattgtccgtccatgtttcaaattttttcaataaaccgcgagtgacaatttgaattaacgtacgcagggcgcgctcagcggaaaaaaaaatcttttggttcgatgtacattgctgctattcttagcgcaatactgctctttgagtgttgccctactttagtttgctttacattgctactgacaagatttggttgacggactataataattaaattgcaactttGTGATATCTGCACTATCGTCTTAATTAATCGTAATTAGTACGATTATGAACTAGAGTAGGTATCGATAATGCAAACGGCCGTCATAAAGACTCATAAGCCAACAAATAGCGTTCTCTCAATTATATGTTATCTTAAGTTACAGGCCAACATCAACATTTTTTCTGCTTTGCGTTAAggtggactggtagagaatatCATAAGACGTATAAACTCCGCCTTTTGTACACTATGTTTTTCTTGTCTTTAAGTGGATCTAATAGGTttatgtgtttaaaatgatgacaacttagtttatcgatatccttgtcaaatatcaacttgtcttccagcactacagaccgccatgttcagttctcggcaatatggcgtcggccacactttttttgtaggtatgtcgcttccatatgattcttttttcattgaTTCTTTTCCAACCGCGTTTTTTGTATTTTGCCTGTGGTATTTATTTTGGCAGATGCATGGCAAATGTCATAGTGACATTTAAAGTAGCGTTCAAATCTCGCGAACAATTCGCATTTCGAATTGTTCGCGAGATATGAACGCTCAATACAATAGTAATTATTTGTGTGGTTATTTATTTTagcaaaataaaactataatttaaagtgttatattttagtaataacataaaaacatacttaatacgctGCTCATCATTTATATCTGTCTGTGAAGGTTTGCATACAAATTTGCTGTTCTAGGGTAATATTTGAACGAACTGTTAAAAACTCGAACGTAAATAATGCATGCGGGTGCACAGAAAAGAAAAGTTGAAGAAAAGTAAATTGACTGgtattatatacataaacagaatgtattcatttatttaaaagaaattaaaataactCCCGACTTCTTATTTAATGAGTGATCTTTTAGTTCGTTAGTTCAGTGATTGGTATCGCAGAATGGAAGCTGATTCAACTACTTTGGACACCAGTCCGAAGGATTCAAGTTTTGAGCCAGTTTTCCCTTTCCCCATTAGCCCAGGGTAAGGgtagtattaaaattataagaagaataattaaacaaatgctaAATGTTTTGATGGctaacttttttaaatttaaggaACAACCAGCTCTACAGCACTTTTTCAACGCACAGTGGTGAAAGGAGTCTCGAGTGGCAGATTATTGAGAAGCTGCAAGCACATAGACTTCTGCCCAAAACAGTGAAGTGCCCCACAGGGAAGGCAGAGTGCAGAGTGGTGTGCAAAAACGCCAGAGTTATTGATAGGTTTGTTAAGGCTGAATGACTGATACTCATATAATGAGTTCAAATTGTGAAACAAGTCTATTGTTATCTTTCATGTTCTTTCTTTGTCGCATTTGTGTCTCTCAAGACCCTCTTTACCAAATGTTGAATACTAGACAGaatttatttatgtacagtCCACAAAGCAAAATTATTATCTTGGCACTACACATAGctacaaatacatatgtatgtatgtgctaAGCTATTAGTTTTGCTGACTATACATTTAAGCCAAAAGTCTCACACTATTCCAGAGTCCAATGGGTGTGTGAGGCATGTGGGACTCGGCAGCCGGTGCGCCTTGGCTCATTCTTCATGAAGCTGCAGTGCTCCCTGCTGCAAGCTCTGCAAATCATCCTGGCGTGGAGCGAGGATGCTGACATCACGCAGGCTGCACAGCACTTTGGTTTGCTTTTTTACTTTGAGCTAcgtatattaagtacctaagtaaatattctttattgttccAATATTAATACATCTTACAAAATGAATAAtgatataaaacaaacaaaatgatATATTCTTATATTGAAGATGAACTATTGATTTATGGAATAATGGAATAAATGTATCTAGTATCAAAAAAGTCTATGCATAATAATTTCTTAATATGTGCAGTATGTCAATTATGTGCAATTTGCAACTACTATAAAGATAATTAAATGTTTCATGCTAACATTCCTAGTAGACTGGTGAGTATAATATGGTATTTTTAGTATCTTACTGTATTTCTGTTTTCTGTATTATCATTATTATCTTGTTgcaaatttttattaaaatgtacctactgttgcaCTATGGTGTGTTTTGAATCATATCATGAGATCACatcatttataaaatatgtGTTATATGTGTGCTATAGTTAtgtattggccactacatagtaattggccactcttatcAATAAGACTTCTTTTGGCTTgattctttctgatttgttaggaaaggccaattactatagCAATCACCGTAATGAGCTATAAAAATCTATTTTAACAGCCCGTGCACGTTGcacgccactgctaaataatcgtgattattgcaatttaacgaaatatatttaaaaaaccggccaagtgcgagtcggactcgcgcacggagggttccgcaccatcaacaaaatatagagcaaaaaaatcgtgttttttgtatgggagccccccctaaatatttattttattttatttttagtatttgttgttatagcggcaacagagatcaCACATCATTTgtgtaaatttcaactgtctagctaccggggttcatgagatactgcctggtgacagacggacggacagcgaagtcttagtaatagggtcccgttttttaccctttgagtacggaaccctaaaaaggggaccgctacgtactgtatcttgtatcaaactagtttctatgttgctggattcgtcaatccataaactcaaaacaaaaacagccgttttaactttggacgcatagattgacgaatccagcaacatagaaactagtttgatgtattcaaaaggtactttaatacaagatacagtacgtagcggcccccttttttaaatatatttcgttaaattgcaataatcacgattatttagcagtggcgctagtgtgcacgttgatgggctcttaacaagtttataaatgtataatctatacatataataaagctgaagagggtcgaaagacATACATgtaagatattaaaaaaaaagttgtctggGTAtccttagaatcgataacagaatcATTAATAAATCTAACTGCGATTCCAGGAGTGAAAGATCGCGTAGCAATCGCCATCTACAACAAAATGGATGACCTGGCCATCAAGGCGCAGATGAAGGACCTGCTGGGCGGCGAGAACAGTGTGGTGCTCGCTGAGATGTACCCGGACTGCGTCAACAGGTTGTCTCCTGACACCACAGACACGCCACATGTTCATAGGATACTTATGCTGGCAGACACTAATGTAagttattcgctaggtgcacgactggtgctgccctcattttggcagactttctacgttaaatcttatggagtaaaattagttcaagcggctgccgctagtactaatgtcagacattccataagattacctgtgtttgtgacgatcagcgccacttccccctccaccgactgcgtACCTTGCCAATAGTGC is a window from the Cydia amplana chromosome 6, ilCydAmpl1.1, whole genome shotgun sequence genome containing:
- the LOC134648686 gene encoding uncharacterized protein LOC134648686: MEADSTTLDTSPKDSSFEPVFPFPISPGNNQLYSTFSTHSGERSLEWQIIEKLQAHRLLPKTVKCPTGKAECRVVCKNARVIDRVQWVCEACGTRQPVRLGSFFMKLQCSLLQALQIILAWSEDADITQAAQHFGVKDRVAIAIYNKMDDLAIKAQMKDLLGGENSVVLAEMYPDCVNRLSPDTTDTPHVHRILMLADTNHIPTRYWLHVVKEDNKKTPANRSLDSEHLRAIVEEVVKKATLPNSIIVTGNSVPAIEGASSLQQLLQHCDADMQHFLTSRIWRGAVTLMAAARELCAGAGAGAGAAWCAGAAQRYVRAALYRGARADLFAHALQLIADDTEHKLE